A genomic window from Spiroplasma endosymbiont of Labia minor includes:
- the rpmF gene encoding 50S ribosomal protein L32, protein MAVPFRKTSKAVKRKRRSHLALVAGALVACQNCGTMIKSHRVCRECGYYKNKEVVKVED, encoded by the coding sequence ATGGCAGTTCCATTTCGTAAGACTAGTAAAGCAGTAAAAAGAAAACGACGTAGTCATTTAGCACTAGTTGCGGGTGCGCTAGTTGCTTGTCAAAACTGTGGTACAATGATAAAATCACACAGAGTATGTAGAGAATGTGGTTATTATAAAAACAAAGAAGTAGTAAAAGTTGAAGATTAG
- a CDS encoding ABC transporter permease — protein sequence MLKVLKSYAKTFIKSWVETLGILIFVITLSAIVIGMMATPYQLSSKSKVYERNSYNPETYIQGTTKRLEEDFVFNYFFAGEDYKGIVKSDDNCDAGNSNQCYEVLDQPEALKGSNVGFDVWLSKTTQAYIAKTVFGKTDGILPDINSSVYTNETKASIYSIVLNMLKAYRNGAAINSGIADSQGHAVGAKKAFSDNVNTYFDNDEILVKYEHDILFWIIENVAANKNNHFYYGKNNAAQYSITYNDSLSVSKSDSSSLTPSLTMDLSQALQNEDNTSIDGKWVNPLTIIEGKNVASGSDAQIVLSTKYGKDNNLKLNDTIDLPIALNQATNTVISKTFTIVGFGSRYDTLTPSSNFTFTMDIKNYAYGFVDKKVMQDAREIFWNNSQTNVYFTHDIYVNKTKNYQSGSIKDMFGIDYSRSRSIFKEGNHIFVSFGELYSNSTLSQIKVQVIIFTVLGIVILVLAFVFINFVIKKELNETRNQLGIFKAFGYTIGELSWIFALKTFITILIGLILGYFASVPMQLYVAKTFEMQVTFSYDAIYLNWIFMSIILIIIPIIFLLVSYGLTLLYLKEPALSLIYQTTKALKRIPKQGFISRSLSKKNKGFSYRLLQAFTARSKGKFAMVISLFIFSSLLFLVQLSAQTLLQNTANQGFQIFAKNLDHIYEWNNLPNVDFRLKENSQDVNDSELYIKEQSKWDTRQIGAPIDYSNSTSYENAIDKNGSSKVRYVIHNSLKAIAEGAFEHPEAYIAWDAINNKPSTEMLPAYSVLFYSMGLQANTLDDDKFFNPDKLDFSKSTDLPNWAAAIFGNSNTTNIKPAVPLSSDPNLNDNISVFNLTDEITNSLNGIDGKTTLYITDFARILALQMIQQRVQNYVTNLYNENNNIAIEQIISNVESHKNDLFNYNANDAKNWRMDSDLFNFSSQNNMLLKDNFRQTFGLSFDSMPQSAMQIITTAMMVDDNANPIITSNQLYYDSRQETYAYQVDLLPADNRVTEALDLQLFDQTKFGNINKGINFSGISQKTIDDLHIKNTDNSLNVIVSYRTAKQNNLALNSEFVMKSDATIKRPMLFKVTAINYNDTFTNNIFGDYSAYMTQVASTELNDYMKIEANVDKQGLNVYDAPLFNKIFSQRTLYKGDINLDKITESLMNLRFVDNSVSLTINHEHYIFGSIFNGLIPGLIIDPNKVDKSFALLTNPSLSSLGGQTSVSPMNMLSVVANNAMSRITTTMIIFMILDAFLLLVILVVVMNIIVDEASRIILTMKALGYRDAQINWIVMGNYIIWSIVGFFIAYFLSLIVWKVLIDFIWTKWSILLTLPIDAKTPIISFIVLAIIMVIGWLAANRQVRSKPLTQITNF from the coding sequence ATGCTAAAAGTGTTAAAGAGTTATGCGAAAACATTTATTAAGTCATGAGTTGAAACATTAGGAATACTAATCTTTGTAATTACGTTGTCTGCTATAGTAATTGGTATGATGGCGACACCCTATCAGTTATCTTCAAAATCTAAAGTATATGAAAGAAATTCGTATAATCCAGAAACATATATTCAAGGAACAACAAAAAGACTTGAAGAAGATTTTGTTTTTAATTATTTTTTTGCAGGCGAAGATTATAAGGGAATAGTAAAATCAGATGATAATTGTGATGCAGGAAATAGTAATCAGTGTTATGAGGTTTTAGATCAACCAGAAGCATTAAAGGGTAGTAATGTAGGCTTTGATGTGTGGCTTTCTAAAACTACACAAGCATATATTGCAAAAACAGTTTTTGGTAAAACAGATGGTATCTTACCTGATATAAATTCTTCTGTATATACAAATGAAACTAAAGCTTCAATATATTCTATAGTTTTGAATATGTTAAAAGCTTATAGAAATGGGGCAGCAATTAATTCAGGTATTGCAGATAGTCAAGGACATGCAGTTGGTGCTAAAAAAGCTTTCTCGGATAATGTAAACACATATTTTGATAATGATGAAATACTAGTAAAATATGAACATGATATTTTATTTTGAATAATTGAAAATGTAGCTGCAAATAAAAATAATCATTTTTATTATGGTAAAAACAATGCTGCTCAATATTCTATTACGTATAACGATTCTTTATCTGTATCTAAATCTGATTCTTCTTCTTTAACACCATCATTGACAATGGATTTGAGTCAAGCATTACAAAATGAAGACAACACATCAATTGATGGTAAATGAGTAAACCCTTTAACAATTATTGAGGGTAAAAATGTAGCATCAGGTTCTGATGCTCAAATAGTTTTATCAACAAAGTATGGAAAAGATAATAATTTAAAGTTAAATGACACGATAGATTTGCCAATAGCTTTAAATCAAGCAACTAATACTGTTATTTCAAAAACTTTTACAATTGTTGGTTTTGGATCAAGATATGATACATTAACACCATCATCAAATTTTACTTTTACAATGGATATTAAAAACTATGCTTATGGTTTTGTTGATAAAAAAGTCATGCAAGATGCTAGAGAAATTTTTTGAAACAATTCGCAAACAAACGTTTATTTTACGCACGACATTTACGTTAATAAAACTAAAAATTATCAATCGGGTTCCATTAAAGATATGTTTGGTATAGATTATTCAAGATCACGTTCAATATTTAAAGAAGGAAACCATATTTTTGTATCATTTGGAGAATTATATTCAAATTCCACTTTATCACAAATTAAAGTGCAAGTTATTATTTTTACTGTTTTAGGTATTGTTATCTTAGTTTTGGCTTTTGTTTTTATTAACTTTGTTATTAAAAAAGAACTGAATGAAACTAGAAACCAACTTGGTATTTTTAAAGCTTTTGGTTATACAATTGGTGAATTATCATGAATCTTTGCTTTGAAAACTTTTATAACTATTTTAATCGGATTAATTTTGGGCTATTTTGCATCAGTTCCAATGCAATTATATGTTGCAAAAACTTTTGAAATGCAAGTGACATTTAGTTATGATGCTATTTATTTAAATTGAATATTTATGTCTATAATTTTAATTATTATTCCAATAATATTTTTACTCGTATCTTATGGATTAACTTTATTATATTTAAAAGAACCAGCTTTGAGTTTAATTTATCAAACAACAAAAGCATTAAAGCGTATACCAAAACAGGGTTTTATCTCAAGATCATTATCGAAAAAAAATAAAGGTTTTTCATATCGCCTATTACAAGCATTTACTGCAAGATCAAAAGGCAAATTTGCAATGGTAATATCTTTATTTATTTTTTCATCGCTATTATTTTTAGTACAGTTATCTGCACAAACGTTGTTGCAAAATACAGCAAACCAAGGTTTTCAAATTTTTGCAAAAAATCTAGATCATATTTATGAATGGAATAATCTACCAAATGTTGATTTTAGATTAAAAGAAAATTCTCAAGATGTAAATGATTCTGAATTGTACATTAAAGAACAAAGTAAATGAGATACAAGGCAAATTGGTGCACCAATTGACTATTCAAATTCTACATCGTATGAAAATGCAATTGATAAAAATGGTAGTTCTAAAGTTAGATATGTTATTCATAATTCACTAAAAGCAATTGCAGAAGGAGCGTTTGAACATCCAGAAGCATATATTGCTTGAGATGCAATAAATAATAAACCAAGTACTGAAATGTTGCCTGCATATTCTGTTTTGTTTTATTCAATGGGACTGCAGGCAAATACATTAGATGATGATAAATTTTTTAATCCAGATAAGTTGGATTTTTCAAAGTCAACAGATTTACCAAATTGGGCTGCAGCAATATTTGGTAATTCAAATACAACAAATATAAAACCAGCAGTACCATTATCATCAGATCCTAATTTAAATGATAATATAAGTGTTTTTAATCTAACAGATGAAATTACAAATTCGTTAAATGGAATTGATGGTAAAACAACACTATATATTACAGATTTTGCGAGAATTTTAGCTTTGCAAATGATTCAACAACGTGTACAGAACTATGTTACAAATTTATATAATGAAAATAATAATATAGCTATTGAACAAATTATAAGTAATGTAGAATCACATAAAAATGATTTATTCAATTACAATGCAAATGATGCAAAAAATTGACGTATGGATTCTGATTTATTTAATTTCAGTAGTCAAAATAATATGTTATTAAAAGATAACTTTAGACAAACATTTGGTTTGTCTTTTGACTCTATGCCACAAAGTGCAATGCAAATCATTACAACAGCAATGATGGTTGATGATAATGCAAATCCAATAATTACTTCAAATCAATTATATTATGATTCAAGGCAAGAAACATATGCATATCAAGTTGACTTATTACCTGCAGACAATAGAGTAACTGAAGCTTTGGACTTGCAATTATTTGACCAAACCAAATTTGGTAACATAAATAAAGGAATCAATTTTTCTGGTATTTCCCAAAAAACAATTGATGATTTACACATAAAAAATACAGATAACAGTTTAAATGTTATTGTATCTTATCGTACAGCAAAACAAAATAATTTAGCTTTAAATTCCGAATTTGTAATGAAATCTGATGCAACCATAAAAAGACCAATGCTATTTAAAGTTACTGCAATTAATTATAATGATACTTTTACAAACAATATTTTTGGTGATTATTCAGCATATATGACACAAGTTGCCTCAACTGAATTAAATGATTATATGAAAATAGAAGCTAATGTAGACAAACAAGGTTTGAATGTTTATGATGCACCTTTATTTAATAAAATTTTTTCACAACGTACATTATATAAAGGCGATATTAATTTGGATAAAATTACAGAATCATTAATGAACTTAAGATTTGTAGATAATTCCGTTTCGTTAACTATTAATCATGAACATTACATTTTTGGTTCCATTTTTAATGGTTTAATTCCGGGATTGATTATTGATCCAAATAAAGTAGATAAATCATTTGCACTATTGACAAATCCATCATTATCATCGCTTGGTGGGCAAACTTCTGTTTCACCAATGAATATGTTGTCTGTGGTTGCAAATAATGCCATGTCAAGAATCACAACAACAATGATTATATTTATGATTTTGGATGCATTTTTATTATTGGTAATTCTAGTTGTGGTCATGAATATAATTGTTGATGAGGCATCGCGTATTATTTTAACAATGAAAGCTTTAGGTTATCGTGATGCCCAAATAAACTGAATTGTGATGGGAAATTATATAATATGATCGATTGTTGGCTTCTTTATTGCATACTTTTTATCATTAATAGTATGGAAGGTATTAATAGATTTTATTTGAACTAAATGAAGCATATTATTAACTTTACCTATTGATGCAAAAACACCAATAATTTCTTTCATTGTACTAGCTATAATTATGGTTATTGGTTGATTGGCTGCAAACAGGCAAGTTCGCTCAAAACCACTAACTCAAATTACTAATTTTTAG
- a CDS encoding MutH/Sau3AI family endonuclease, whose translation MKKLEVIAKLLEMGKKSIDKKIIDFLPNESTIDLMNKKNKGLIGNSIQEHVFGVEVNNKSEADFLDKYGVKVELKVVPLRKNMHDKFLVKERMVLNKINYNDLVKEDFKTSKFLDKNSLILVVHYFHDPNLEWFNNKIIDCYLIDLVNIPESVIIEGDWKLIKNKVVNGNAHLISEADTNILAACVKGAKSVETSIQPFNDKKAKPRAFSFKQAFIQRLFNNSYNIKKSKKHKLNSCSHNPYSSFSFNQVTKILYNYVGLNLSAFNKNNSFAKNKYKIAFNTFLSQNNESLFCFLKTADIKIVVKTLTEKGNIKEEINTNIDLIFEDIIENDFEDSIVYQELILKKIIVIGVNRNYDIKKIYWFKFSDRTIKNAMTVYRDTSDKLQLYLLKNKFDEKIKFISSSKQDLTIHIRPHAKNSNYTAKLYDKKTNITKQEFWINKKEMNEFINDDNIFLD comes from the coding sequence ATGAAGAAATTAGAAGTTATTGCAAAATTATTAGAAATGGGAAAGAAATCAATTGATAAAAAAATTATTGATTTCTTGCCTAATGAATCTACTATTGATTTGATGAATAAAAAGAATAAAGGATTAATTGGTAATTCAATTCAGGAACATGTTTTTGGTGTAGAAGTTAATAATAAATCGGAAGCCGATTTTTTAGATAAATATGGTGTAAAGGTTGAATTAAAGGTTGTCCCATTAAGAAAAAATATGCATGATAAATTTTTAGTAAAAGAACGAATGGTTTTAAACAAGATTAACTATAACGATTTGGTTAAGGAGGATTTTAAAACAAGTAAGTTTCTAGATAAAAACTCATTAATATTGGTAGTTCATTATTTTCATGATCCTAATTTAGAATGATTTAATAATAAAATTATTGATTGTTATTTAATAGATCTAGTAAATATTCCAGAATCTGTAATAATAGAAGGCGATTGAAAATTAATTAAAAATAAAGTAGTTAATGGGAATGCGCACCTAATTTCTGAAGCAGATACAAATATTTTAGCGGCTTGTGTTAAGGGAGCAAAATCAGTCGAAACATCAATTCAACCGTTCAATGATAAAAAAGCCAAGCCAAGAGCATTTTCATTTAAGCAAGCGTTTATCCAGCGACTATTTAATAATAGTTATAATATAAAAAAATCTAAAAAACATAAACTTAACTCTTGTTCACATAACCCATATTCATCATTTAGTTTTAATCAAGTAACAAAAATTTTATACAACTACGTTGGTTTAAATTTGAGTGCATTTAATAAAAATAATTCTTTTGCTAAAAATAAATATAAGATTGCGTTTAATACATTTTTATCACAAAATAATGAATCCTTATTTTGCTTTTTAAAAACAGCAGACATTAAAATTGTAGTAAAAACATTAACTGAAAAGGGAAATATTAAAGAAGAAATAAATACAAATATAGATTTAATTTTTGAAGATATTATTGAAAATGATTTTGAGGATAGTATTGTGTATCAAGAATTAATTTTAAAAAAAATTATCGTTATTGGAGTAAATAGAAATTATGATATTAAGAAAATTTATTGATTTAAATTTTCGGATAGAACAATTAAAAATGCGATGACAGTTTATCGTGATACTTCAGATAAATTACAACTTTATTTATTGAAAAATAAATTTGATGAAAAGATAAAATTTATTTCATCTTCAAAACAAGATTTGACAATTCATATTAGGCCACATGCAAAGAATAGTAACTATACAGCTAAGTTGTACGACAAGAAAACAAATATTACGAAACAAGAATTTTGAATAAATAAAAAAGAAATGAATGAATTCATAAATGATGACAATATTTTTTTGGATTAG
- the dcm gene encoding DNA (cytosine-5-)-methyltransferase translates to MKEINIVELFAGVGGFRLGLERANKKIFKTIFVNQWEPNKKSQYAFDCYINNFGSENTTNYDIAQAKNEVPKNADLLVGGFPCQDYSVASTNAKGIEGKKGVLWWEISWILKHKKPKMILLENVDRLLKSPSNQRGRDFAIILLNLHKLGYDVEWQVINGADYGMVQRRKRVFIFATKRTEFNNANTEVNLKNFNFKQSIFTEAFPIENTNDNDTIELSKYFKDEYDITKNYNKGKFKNRGYMLNGVVYQTNFIATYNGGFECLEDILEINPDIKYKLTKEQKNKFEYLKGPKKIERHKPNGELYYYSEGKMNLFDLKNKASRTMLTSEGTINRSSHIIKNNNYRFITPVEAERLNYFPDNWTKSIKLERMRYFVMGNALIVKIIEILGKEIIKYVNKFLLVEKYDSNQKNTLIINFTN, encoded by the coding sequence ATGAAAGAAATTAATATTGTTGAACTATTTGCAGGAGTTGGTGGTTTTAGACTTGGATTAGAAAGAGCAAATAAAAAAATTTTTAAGACAATATTTGTTAATCAATGAGAACCAAACAAAAAAAGTCAATATGCATTTGATTGTTACATTAATAATTTCGGTTCAGAAAATACTACAAATTATGATATTGCTCAAGCTAAAAATGAAGTACCAAAAAATGCAGATTTACTTGTAGGTGGATTTCCATGTCAAGACTATTCTGTTGCGTCAACAAACGCTAAGGGAATTGAAGGAAAAAAAGGTGTATTATGATGAGAAATAAGCTGAATTTTAAAACATAAAAAACCTAAAATGATATTGCTTGAAAATGTAGATAGACTATTAAAATCACCTTCAAATCAAAGAGGCAGAGATTTTGCTATAATTTTATTAAATTTACATAAACTTGGTTATGATGTTGAATGGCAAGTTATTAATGGTGCGGATTATGGCATGGTTCAGCGACGAAAAAGAGTCTTCATTTTTGCAACAAAACGTACAGAATTTAATAATGCAAACACTGAAGTTAATCTAAAAAATTTCAATTTCAAACAATCAATATTTACTGAAGCATTCCCAATTGAAAACACAAACGACAATGATACAATTGAATTATCTAAATATTTTAAAGATGAATACGATATTACAAAAAATTATAATAAAGGCAAATTTAAAAATAGAGGATACATGCTAAATGGAGTAGTATATCAAACTAATTTTATTGCCACTTATAACGGTGGTTTTGAATGTTTGGAGGACATTCTAGAAATAAATCCAGATATAAAATACAAATTAACCAAAGAACAAAAAAATAAATTTGAATATTTAAAAGGACCTAAAAAAATTGAGCGTCATAAACCAAATGGCGAACTATACTACTATTCTGAAGGAAAAATGAATTTATTTGATTTAAAAAATAAGGCTTCAAGGACTATGTTAACAAGTGAAGGAACTATAAATAGATCAAGTCACATTATAAAAAATAATAACTATCGTTTTATTACACCAGTTGAAGCAGAAAGATTAAATTATTTCCCCGACAATTGAACAAAATCTATAAAATTAGAAAGAATGCGATATTTTGTAATGGGTAATGCATTGATTGTTAAAATTATTGAAATACTTGGGAAAGAGATTATAAAATATGTTAATAAATTTTTATTAGTAGAAAAATATGACTCTAACCAAAAAAATACATTAATTATAAATTTTACTAATTAA
- a CDS encoding GmrSD restriction endonuclease domain-containing protein, which produces MDSNLFKCFKNAEFFFNEIIDEIENNNWYNIEYLKKIKNSDITFLICSFLFVFDFSRRMNFGIFQIDDIKYIVETFQNINSRGKQLSAFDYLKNEIYQLIKDDESCKSKFSVLIEEIENLIVKTYGSVESADYLLDIFKSMYLNTLEIGNVKEVNKSNVVKYYIHNLLKKKFLNNPITLLEHIKKYLENYLEIFPKSYFSESVSKLDNDYLETLNVYKMIKSANISILKVMLVGMKTCIDIKNDGKNVMEINQLSLFIKRLSYVYIINLNLYNKRPNWHDNKLREIMHSFSSKLKIDKIRIEIEKNHLNLSDDYKDFLDVLFEKKHFNKFINKFVEVILKHVDNDEEEILFFSDNCISKFILQDFYFSQLNEERDTFLNTEYNLEHLIPQKNKDTTLEEKYNKYELKKIIYSIGNMILLPPKSNTKISNKNIKEKLKIIFGDKYNVSVLTSIEEKVFANQSIKELYNKILINENNNDLSDLSFDKNEVDKREKIILGKLISYSKFWS; this is translated from the coding sequence TTGGACTCAAATTTATTTAAATGTTTTAAAAATGCAGAGTTTTTCTTTAATGAAATTATAGATGAGATAGAAAATAATAATTGATATAATATAGAATATCTGAAAAAAATTAAAAATTCTGATATAACATTTTTGATTTGTTCTTTTTTGTTCGTTTTTGATTTTTCAAGAAGAATGAATTTTGGTATTTTTCAAATAGATGATATCAAATACATTGTAGAAACCTTTCAAAATATCAATTCAAGAGGTAAGCAATTATCTGCGTTTGACTACTTAAAAAATGAAATATATCAATTAATAAAAGATGATGAAAGTTGCAAATCAAAATTTTCAGTATTGATTGAAGAGATAGAAAATTTAATTGTAAAAACATATGGAAGCGTTGAATCTGCCGATTATTTGTTAGATATATTCAAAAGTATGTATTTAAATACGCTTGAAATTGGTAATGTTAAGGAAGTCAATAAAAGTAACGTTGTAAAATATTATATACACAACTTGTTAAAGAAAAAGTTTTTAAATAATCCAATTACTTTATTAGAACATATTAAAAAGTACTTAGAAAATTATTTAGAAATTTTTCCAAAATCTTATTTTTCTGAATCTGTTTCCAAATTAGATAATGATTATTTAGAAACATTAAATGTATACAAAATGATTAAATCTGCAAATATATCAATTTTAAAAGTAATGCTTGTTGGAATGAAAACTTGTATAGATATTAAAAATGATGGTAAAAATGTTATGGAAATTAATCAACTATCTTTGTTTATTAAAAGATTATCGTATGTTTATATTATTAATTTGAATTTATATAATAAGAGACCAAATTGACATGATAACAAATTGAGAGAAATAATGCATTCTTTTTCTTCGAAATTAAAAATAGATAAAATTAGAATAGAGATAGAAAAAAATCATTTAAATTTAAGTGATGATTATAAAGATTTTTTAGATGTTCTTTTTGAGAAAAAACATTTCAACAAGTTTATAAATAAATTTGTTGAAGTAATTTTAAAACATGTTGATAATGACGAGGAAGAAATACTATTTTTTTCAGATAACTGTATTTCTAAATTTATACTGCAAGATTTCTATTTTTCACAATTGAATGAGGAAAGAGACACATTTCTTAATACAGAATATAATTTAGAGCATTTAATCCCACAAAAAAATAAAGATACAACATTGGAAGAAAAATATAATAAATATGAATTGAAAAAAATCATTTATAGTATTGGCAACATGATTTTACTACCACCAAAATCAAATACTAAAATTAGTAATAAAAATATTAAAGAAAAATTAAAAATTATTTTTGGAGATAAATATAATGTTTCTGTTTTAACAAGTATAGAAGAAAAAGTGTTTGCTAATCAATCAATAAAAGAACTATACAATAAAATTCTAATTAATGAAAATAATAATGATTTAAGCGATTTATCATTTGACAAAAATGAAGTAGATAAACGTGAAAAAATTATTTTAGGAAAATTAATATCATATTCCAAATTCTGAAGTTAA